The window TCGTGACCGTTGCCGCGGTGTGGTTTCCAAACGTTACCGTATCGCCCTCGGTAATCCCCGTAGCCGTTCGTTCCGAGACCGTCGTCTCGAGCAGGACCGGCGTGGTCGTCGTCTCGAGGGACGTTCCGTCGTCGTCGAGGGCAGTCACTTTGCCCTGTGCGACGTATTCGTCGGTCTCGATCCGGAGGTCCGTCCCGATTCGGGGGTAGTCGCCCGTGACCTCCGCCCGAACGACGACGTGGGCGTTCCGCTCGTCGTCGACCGTGGAGGTAACGTGGACGTCCGTTATCGAGAACGTCCCGTCGACGTTCGACTCCTCGTCGGTTACCGCGAACGAATCACCCGCTTCGACGCGTTCGGCGATGTAGTCGGGCTGGTGCCCCAGGTCGAGCGTGAGGTACTTCGTCTCCGGCTGCTCGACCGGCTCCACGTCGGAGTCCGGTTCCTGGTCTTCGTCGGACCCCAGGACGCCGACGACCGCAACCCCTGCGACGACGACCGCGAGGACCAGTAAAACGACGAGCGCGTCGATGACGTTGACGACGCCGAACAGGTTCCCCTCTTCGTCGATCAATGGCATGGCTTCCTCCGAATCGTGATCGAAGCGGCTCGAGTCGAGGCTGCAGCCGTGTCTACACCGGTGTTCATATTGGGAGGTGTACCGTCTGTATCATCACGACTGGGTGAGACGAACGCGCCCATTTCGGCAACGGTGACGGGTTCGATTCCCCTCCCCTTCATCCCTCGGATGCCTCGGACGTGCTCTCGGGCGAAGGCTGGGCCCCGTCTCGTTCGTCTTGCAACCGACGTTCGGCCTCCTCGCGGTCCTCCGGGTAGCCGACGTCGATCCGCCAGCCGTCCATCCGGATCGCATCGATCGTCCGACCGGACTGGATCAGCAAGTCGATCGCCTCGCTGAGTTCGTACTCGCCGCGGTCGCTGGGCTGGACCAGGTGACAGGCGTGAAAGATCGCCGGCGTGAACGTGTAGAACCCGGTCATCACCAGATTAGAGGGTGGATCGTCGGGTTTCTCGACGACGTCGGTGATCTCGCCGTACTCGTTGGTGTCACAGACCCCGTATCGGGAGGCCTCCTCCCAGGGCACTTCTTCGACGAGGAACGCCGCGTCGGCTCGCTGCTCCCGCTGGCGGTTGACCACGTCCTCGAGGTTCGCCTGGAAGATGTTGTCTCCGAGCATGAGCACGAACTCCTCGTCGATGTGGTCCTCGACGGTGAGCAGGGCGTGAGCCAGTCCCTTCTGTTCGCGCTGGTGGGTGTACGTGATCGGCACGCCCCGGAACTCGTCCCCGTAGTGTTCGATGATTTGCTCCTTTTCGTAGCCGACGACGACGACGAGTTCCTCGGCGCCGAGGTCGACGACTTGCTGGAAACAGTGCGTGAGAATGGGTTTCCCGTCGACTTCGACCATTCCCTTCGGTTTGTCATCGGTCAGCGGCCGCAGCCGCGTCCCCTTTCCGGCTGCGAGTACGACAGCTTGCATAATTCGATTCGACCAACTGGAGTTACATATGTCTTCTTGCTTGGCGTACCAGTTCGATCGCATCCCTCCCCCAGCCGCGACGAACGGTTCGATCGTCACACGGCGGTCTTTCATCGGGTTCGATAGCGGTCGATGGAGGCCACGACGGCCGCGAGCGCTCCTGCCGACAGGAGTACCCA of the Halobiforma lacisalsi AJ5 genome contains:
- a CDS encoding DUF4330 family protein, producing the protein MPLIDEEGNLFGVVNVIDALVVLLVLAVVVAGVAVVGVLGSDEDQEPDSDVEPVEQPETKYLTLDLGHQPDYIAERVEAGDSFAVTDEESNVDGTFSITDVHVTSTVDDERNAHVVVRAEVTGDYPRIGTDLRIETDEYVAQGKVTALDDDGTSLETTTTPVLLETTVSERTATGITEGDTVTFGNHTAATVTNVRLYPVGPDQYRVLVGADLHTHSRASAPTYAGAPVSTGTQFTLPFDGYELVAEVVDPATDELPGEPSTATADVELEDVPPEIADGLEAGLTESIRGETLATVQSVDRRDEGNVTLTVELQTRETETGLQFHGESIRDGDRIILDFETTLIEGTVTRLD
- the aglF gene encoding UTP--glucose-1-phosphate uridylyltransferase AglF, whose translation is MQAVVLAAGKGTRLRPLTDDKPKGMVEVDGKPILTHCFQQVVDLGAEELVVVVGYEKEQIIEHYGDEFRGVPITYTHQREQKGLAHALLTVEDHIDEEFVLMLGDNIFQANLEDVVNRQREQRADAAFLVEEVPWEEASRYGVCDTNEYGEITDVVEKPDDPPSNLVMTGFYTFTPAIFHACHLVQPSDRGEYELSEAIDLLIQSGRTIDAIRMDGWRIDVGYPEDREEAERRLQDERDGAQPSPESTSEASEG